The genome window CCCTCTAACTTACATCAATGGGCTATTCCAAGGTAATGATCAGGACTCTGTGAACCATTTGCGCAAAATATGGAATGGTGTAAAAATGGGTCTGGGAAGCAGGTGCCAGCCAGCCATTCACAAAATCATAACCTGTCCATATGGTTCCTAGAGAAAAAAAATATCTCATTCCCCCCATTCCTGCGTTACCACAAAGACCTGGCGATGGAAGGGGATAATGCCATTCTTCTTATTCCAGTCTCTTCTCAGAACTTGCTGTGCTTGGAGGGTATAGGAGAGTTAACACTGACTCTagctatagctaggtttccatacaATTGGTGAGAtcttcatgcgaatattctacaTCTACATATATCTACattaaaacaatatgcacattttcccaccagagatgtgtttttATCTAATTGACTTGTTGCGGGTAAAAGGCTgggcgtgatgacgtagtgcacataaaaataactttgcggttaaattcccacataccgatttaaaaaaaatctaatttaaatGAGTTTCCAACCAACTCTACTGATGAACGTGCCCACTCTGATCTTGGGACgagtgctctagccaacagctcgttCATtcaacaaggtcaaatcatgatgtcagtgatctttagGTCAGAAAGTTGGAGTTCTAGAAAAATgccagagtttccgacttggaattccgagttggatgaccgttcaaaatgatttttcccagtctgagctcgTGTTTtaccgagttcccagttgtcttgaacgcactgtaGTCgaagatttccgagttcccagttgttttgagcgcggcatcagatccagactcattgcggagaagaaactaaTTTCTGTGGGTGTGGCGTAGCGTTtgagcaaggagtttgggtagccaggcaaatctagctcatcaccgtgcactttcatcACCCTGTAAAGTTCATCATAACTGACTTCCTCTGTAGCCTTGTAGTGGCAGGACCATACAACTcattgcgtgactccaagtttactttgatatgattattatatcaatatttgcgcataaagttGTTTCCACCCCCATTTCTCTCATAATAcgttttacagacacaaaaagttcccaccttgtctagcgtattttgttttacCAACAAATtcgctgtttccatcaggcctttTGTAAATGTACTTTTCTCGCattaaaaggttggatggaaaccttgtTTGTAAAAAGGAATTAGAGAGGAATGTCTGGTCATGTTAAAAAATTACCTGAAGATTAATCTAAAAATGTACTATTGCGTTCAGGACTTTTAGTTATGGCTGTGACGATACCAGTATGGCAATAATTTTTCCATGATAACATTTTTTTACGCTAAGCAGgccaaactctttggtcctttaaaaacctgctgtatataaAATATTATGTGTTCTAgattagaaaataaataaatatgactctggatgacaacataatgatgtttgtttccaatattagggctgttttcctaaagaagttaaatccgctttgtgttttgtttccttgccacgatactaacgagtatcgcgatactggtatcgcCCCCTGCCCTACTTTTAATGGAAAAAGTCATTCATCCATTTTGGAACAAGATGATTTAGGTAATGGACACAGGTTGAGAAACCAAAACCTGTCTCTGTGCTCTGTTACTGATGAATGTACTTCTAAAAGCTCATAAACCCTCTCCATGTCAAccatttttctttctctttctctttctcattctTTTCCCCTTCCATTCATGTCTATACTCTTTTTTTACATTCACACCCACACCACATGACAGACAGCTAACCATAATCTACCATTGAAAACTTGGGGAAGAACAATTTATTGCTGGGATTTATTCATGGGTTGAAAAGCAGTAATAACAACACAAAATCAAAATGAATGTGCACAACGACTTGAGATTTGCTTAGAATGCGAACTGAACAAGACACAATCAAATATATGaagtaataaataaatacaaaaaatatgtACTGCCAGCCCAAACTGTCATAGAAATGATAGGACTTCAAATGAAAACTGCACAATAAGAGGATAAACATAAAAGAACAGCAACAACCGAAAGGAACATAGACAtcacagtaaaaaaaaacataatccAGGATCTGAGTAAGGTGCCAGTACTGGGTCTCAAAAATCCACCAGATTCTTTCTTTATTATCAGGTTTCGATTCACTGTttttatgtaaaaaaacaaaaaaacaatcaaCGTAATCCAAAATCAGGAGGCCCTAGTACAATATCGATTGACTTCTCCCATTGGTCAAATATTCATGCGTTTTAGAAACACCATCCAAAAATACTAGATTTTCTAACTTATCAACATTTTCCTCCTCTCCTTACAAAAAAAAATGCAAGTACAGCATCGCTTTCTCCAGTCTTTCTCCAATAATCACTTTCTCAACATCAAAAAAAGGTTTGTTTTTTGTAATGTATTGTAGTACACCGAGAAAATAAATCAGCTCAAATGATCTGTCTgtacaatacaaaaaaaaaaatctaatgttATATACAATATTGACCTGCAAAGGACGACGGCTATGATGCAATAACATATGTAAACATATTTGTTGTTTTGACACAGTTGACTGTGACAAGAGAAAAAAATGCAAAACTTTTTCACATTGGTTAAGTCTTCTTTAGCCACATTGTTTTCAATATTGTACCAAAAATCTCTCAGACATCATGACTTTGAATAAACCTCCACCCACTGAGAAATGGGACAAACAGAATGTAACAAATAACTGAATCAGTGTTCTATGGAAAACGAAATAAACGGAAATAAAAATGCTATCAGGGATGTAATGTTCTATAAAGTATATAATACAAAAACATAGCATTTTGCCTGCTGCATCCACTCTAGTATGGTTGAATACCCTCTTGATTGTGGATGTCATGCATACTGTAGATTTCAAATCCTTATTTGAGACCGGTGGGGaaaaaaggtgaaaaaaaaattgAGATACATTACTGCACTACCATTCATTGAGCATTGACTGGTCAGCCCTGACAATGTCTCATTCCTCAAAAAGCATAGGGTGGAAGAAATACACCTTAGCCACCAGACACATACCTTCCCTCATATCAATGCTAGGCATAGAAATGGAAATATTTTATGCTAATTATGTTTTGTCTTTCAAACTGTATCTTTAACTGACCATTCGTTCTTATCTTCAGGTCCCTCACACAGATGCCAGCACCACGTCACATACATCTCACATGCATGCTCAGAATGGCCGAAATGATGGTTGTTTTACAGGGTTACAATGGACAAGGTTGTTTACGCCAAGGATCACACATCTCTGACAGTCACTTGGGAGGGATAGCGAAGTAACAGTGAAGTATCTTACACTGCCCAACCTCTGGCAACGACTCCGGACAGAGCTCCGTCATCTCGTCACAACAAGGTCTCTTATAGTAGTGTCCCTATCAGTCTGTTTCTCTGTATGCTTACCATAGTGTGCTTTTAGGTCACAGTACATTTGAAAATGTTTAAACTTGGACTCATTCACTTTGAGTTCTCATGAGCAGATTTTGTTTTCCTTTTTGAATTACAGCTCCCAATATGGTACTGTCAAGCGTTTATTCCTATTTTCTCCAAAcagttttttaatatttttttgtttgCATTGGGAATGGTTGATTTTTTTCTATACATAGTATTCCTTGTCCTTGTCTTTCGGTCTCTTGCTGCTGGCTCCCTTGGCACCACTGCCCCCACTGGGCGTTTTATCTTTCACCACGGAGCCGTTGGTCTGTGCCGAGTTGCTGATGTAATTCCGTGTCTCGTCTACCTGGTAGGAGCCTTCGTCTCTGTTCCTGTACTTGTACATGGcgtagaggaggatgaggatgcaGAGTGCTGCGGCCGAGACGATGCCCACCACCATGCCTGTTGTGCTGCTGGATTCTCGTATCACCTCCGAGGCCCCAGGGGGCACCCGCCTTACGACGGGTACGGTGGGTAACGTGGCAGGCACCGTGCGTAGCATGGGCGAGGTGATGAGGGGCCCGCGGGGCTTGGTGCCGTCCAGGTCGAAGGACGTGGTCGGCAGAGGCAGCAGGACAATGTCCGGCTGTAGGGGTTTGATCACCTCGCGGTTGTCCATTTTCCCGGCGGGCAGTTTGGGCGGCATGCCATCCGAGGGGAGGGACGCCTCCGCTACAGTGCCCCCGAGGTTGGGTAGAGGCGGGGTGGGTGTAGTCCTACCCGCCTCTGAGGCTTTGCTAGGCCTCAAGTCCTTGGCCTCCCACTTGGGCGCGAGAGCTTTGTAGCCACCTTCATAGGCCGACGTGGTCAAGATCTTATCTGTTACCAGGGAGAAGGTGGTGTAAAAATCTTCATCGTCAGTGGGGGGCAGGCTAGAGTCGAAAGCTTCGCCAGAGCCAAACCCCGATATCACcattccatcatcatcatcatcatcatcatcaccaccaccaccatcaagaCCATCATCACAATCATCGCTGCCTCGGTCCGACAAGCAAGGTACCCCCGCCTCAGTGGCCATGGGCAGGGACTCTTTGGTGGCCTCGATAATGGTGAGGACGGGGCGGAGGGTTGGGGGGAGGGGGATGAAAGGAGAAtgggtggagacaggagggatgtCTATGGGATCCTCTACAAGTACGGGGATGACTAACTCCCCTCCTGCAAACAGAAACAGAAAAGAGACACGTTAGAGGACATGCATGACGTTCTGAATGCAGACAATAGCTAATCAATCAAACACCGGAAAGTAATTACATCAAACATAAAAAGCAAAGCTCAACAATCAAAAGGAAATCATATCAACATTaaagaaaaataataaagaaCAGAAAATACTATACCAGTGCAAATTCAATGAAACCAGAACCAACCAAACAAGACCATAAACTGAAAAGAAACAATAGCCATAAAAATGTATACATTGCATCAAAAGGCTGCAAGGGATGTGCAAGGGTGAGCCAAAATATCAAACATACTTTTTACCACACCTAAAACTCCTACGCTTGAAGTTCAATAACAAGTGTACTCTTTTTGTGGACAGAGATATCATTATCGTTGCTGGCTCTGTAGCTCTGGAACCTACACACCAGGGTGTAACTGTATTGATTCTGTCTGGTCTAGCGTTGCTAGTGTCTGGCTGTCTGGATACAATATAAACTTGAGaaatacactgactgtacaaaatgttctttccatgacatagacagaccaggtgaatccaggtgaaagctatgatcccttattgatgtcacttaaatccacttcaatcagtgtagatgaaggggatttttaatccttgagacaattgagacatggattgtgtatgtgtgccattaagaggtccaagaggcttctaaacagcttctacccccaagccataagactcctgaacacctaatcaaatgactacccagactatttgcattgccacccCTATTTACACCGTTGCTACTCTCTGtcgttatcatctatgcatagtcactttaataactctacctacatgtacatattacctcaactaaccttgcccccgcacattgactctgtaccggtgcccccctgtatatagtctcgctattgttattttactgctgctcttgaattacTTGTTACGTTTATTTCTTATTCGTAttcgtatttatttatttatttataaactgcattgttggttagggcttgtcagtaagcatttcactgtaaggtctacacctgttgtattcggcgcatgtgactaatacaatttgatttgatttgacatgaagagggtgaatgggcaagactaaagatttaagtgcctttgaatggggtatggtagtaggtgccaggcgcaccggtttgagtgtgtcaagaacagcaacgctgctgggtttttcacgctcaacagtttcccgtgtgtatcaagaacggtccaccacctaaagggcatccagccaacttgacacaacttatGAAAAAAAACACCCCCTtatgccctcagaacagtctcaattcgtcagggcatggactgtacaaggtgtcgaaagcattcctcagtgatgctggcccatgttgactccaatgcttccgacaccttgtacagtccatgccctgacgaattgagactgttctgagggcataagggggtgcaactcaatattaggaaggagttcctaatgttttgtacactcagtgtatgttctaACTCAGGGGTGAggaactccagtcctcgagggcctgattggtgtcacactttttctacatccctagcaaacacagctgattaatcaaattgcattctaaactgaagatcatgattagatgattattggagtcaggtgtcttagctggggcaaaactgtgacaccaatcaggtccTCGAgaactggaattgcccacccgtTTTAACTAATAATGCTCAAGTTTTGCTGAAAGGCAAAGATAGTTTGCTCTATAGTCTTGTAGTTTTGTAGCTACTGACTTCTCTGCATTCCTAATATAAAGCAATGGGGCATCAGCATGAAGTGAGAAATTGCTATCCCACGTGGGTTTGGATTATTGGCCAATGTAAATAATAATGGAGATAGAGGTTAACCTTGTCGGGTTCCTCTAGGGTGCAGAGCCCAGGCTAAACTTTCTGTAGTTATTGTTAGGGTCTAATGAAATGAAACTGAGCAAAATATTTCTTCTTATATTCATGTTTTCTCTATGGTGACTTCAGTAGGCTCCCCCACAGACCCTAGCCCCTTGCCTTTTGACTTATCTTATACAGTTACCACAATGGCACAAAGTCACCTGACagttcaacaacaacaactgaaTGTTCTGCTTTTATTTATTGTCAAGTGTATTATATCGGTATcagttactgtatgtgtgttcttGGCTAGTCTTGGAACATGGCAGTTTGCTATGTATCTATCATTTCTATTACCTTCTCTTGTCCTTTATTATATTATTTTACTATTAGGTTTGTTTCTAAAAACATTCAAAAGTAACATTCAGATGTCGGTTGAATCTGCATAAACCTCTTGCCAAGGTGGCTAGCTTATACACTGCAAAGGCTCATCACAAACAGGGCACTAAAAGAAGATGCAAATCTCTAATAACAATAAAAATgatacaaaagaaaacaaaaggaAAAAAAATAAGTAAAGCAACGCAAACACAGTTAAGACAGTCAAACTGAGAGTTAGAGCAAACTTCTTCAACATTCACAAACTAAAGGCACAGATAGATTTATCCATAAGAAGGATTAGTACGTAGAAAGAGGTGAAATAAAGTCAGCTTGAAAAATCATAATAGAGCCTACAAAAAATAGTTTTCAAAAGGAAGAAAGCATACCATCAATTTTGTAAACTTACATCAACAAATTGCCCGCATGATTTTGGCAGGAAGAAAACAATTTACAAAAGAAAGTTGTGTGAGAATGCTTTTGGACAAGTTAGGTTAGTTTCTTTTGAACAATTTTGATTAATTGAGTAAGTTATTTCTCTTTTAGACAGGATGGTACAGGGAGGAAACAACACATACATCCACACATCATGACATGAAAAATAATCTTCACCATTCTGTTCAGGATTTTTTTCTTTTGATATAGTCGTTTTTGTTTTTATAAAAAGAAAACTGTACATCTATAGATAAGTCTTGGCTTTGTGAGAGATAAGCTGCTTTTACGTAGCTTCTCCATAAATATCTACAGTCTGATTATTGAGCGTTTTTTTTCTCCTTTAACTTGAACTTCGTTGTTCATTAGTTTTGAACGGATGGATCTTATCTTAACTTCTCTATGTAAAGggggttggggggtggggggggtgggaggggggagggCGACCTATGAACAGACTAGGTAAAAAATGACATAGATGGGGGTGAATGTGTACGTCAGTTGCCATGTCCATGTAAAGGTGGCACGAAGCGGCCGGGCGGCATTAGAGCTTTTGGCTGTAAGGAAGGGATGGGGACATACAAACCATGAGCATGTACATGCCCATCTACAGAAGAGAACAGCACTTTCAACACAGTTTTTACAAACCCTAAGCTGCAACTTCTTTCTTTGCCATGCACAAATTAATAATCAATGAATTAATTCTAATCCAAATGTAATCAAAATTAATTGAATAACAGGAAAGAATATATCAGTGTAAGAACAGCTTTGAAACAATTTGAAACAGATAGTGGTGAGGATACTTGCATTTTGGAGTTTTCTTCTAATTTTTCTCAATAAAATGATTTCGTAATTTGTTATTGTAAAATGGGTCAGGTGTTTTGGGTAACCAATCAGAGCTGTGGATTTCCAACCACAGTCGACTAAATCAAAATCATTAAGAAAAAATGAAGAAATGTACTCAATAAGAATTAATGTCTTCATAACATTATCAATAGTACTTCTAAGCTAATTATCAGATTGTTAAAGAGGTAATTTGGAGCAATTTCAGTAATTAACATAGATATCCACATATATGTATATTTACATATATgtacaaacagacaaataaaaaaaacaattgtCAAGCAAGAAATTCAAAGCATAAAAAATTCTCACACACTATCAAAGATGAACAACCAGAAAGCACACACTGAGGTAGACGTAGAGAGGAGGGACAGTTCGTAGGGGAAATTGTCACCACCTTCATATAGtaactaataataataacattattATTAGTTATTTCTTTATGAAATACATATCTGTTGTTAGTATTTTTAAAACACAAAACAGGCGTGCAATCTGGGTGTACGTCAGAGAGAGGTTAGGTAATATTggacattttatatttttgttgtttttaccATTAGATTCATGGTTAGTGCATGCTTTAAGTAAGTTGCATTTAGGGAGAGtaatatacagtaacagtacagcaaGCTGGGGGTCATGGTGTCAGGAGGGGGTTAAAGGTCACTAGAGGTCATTGTACCAAAGGCTGTAGGGTATATTGTTTTCAGGCAAAGAACCATTTACTATTATTTACATTAACCATCTGGTAGGAAGAAGGAAAACCATTGGTCATAGTCTTTACCTAATTAATCAACTTGGAAGTTAATTAATTAACGTTGGCTTTTATTAAATGTAGTTTAGTTCAGTTTTATGCTAATGCATAACCAACAGCCTTTGCTTGACAGATAAACAGTGTTCAGACGAAGTTCCACAAGAGGGCACAAGGAGATGGGGCTATCCATACCCCATGGGGACAAGAACATTTCTTTGCTTTTGGCTCTGGAACAGTTCTCTGAGAGACGTGAGTGGATAAaatggtatatttatgtttatcaCTATGAAAGAGAGCTTTGGTATCTTTAGTGTTATTGGTTGGTACTTGCCTTAGGATGTCAATGTGCACGTCACGTTATTTAGCCAACAACATACCGTGGATCACCGCCAAGCCCAGGTGTGTAGTCTAGAGACAATGTACTCTGCTCTGTACACCAATTCAGCGTTTCTGTTGCCATTGTGTGGCTATGGTAATGTTTTAATCAGGAATCGGCTACCTGCCTTGTTAGATAAACAGTAGCATCGCTCACTAAGTGATTTCAGAGTCTGTTTATCTCCATCTACCCTGTATCGTCTTGGCCTTCTTTGCATCCGTACACTCACTCCTTCATTCCTGAACATCTAAAAGCTTTTGGCAATTGTTAGCTTTCCTGCTAGATCAACAAAACCTTTGCATCCCATCCGAAGGGAGCTGCCtgggtgtgagagagtgtgtgtgtgtgtttgagtttctgagaggtgtgtgtggctCTGGGAAGCAAAAGCCTGCCAGAGGACCTTGACGTTTTAGTAAACACTTTAATCCTCTGCGTTAGCTCTCTTACCAGCGCTGCACATTTCACAGTGTTTTACCTCAGCGCAAACACTGCACGTTCTAATGAGTTTGCTTAACGAGACGCCGTTCGTATTCGTTTTCTCAGCTAATGTCAAGACGGAGGGGCTTTGTGCTAAGCCTACAGTGTACACTTCAGCAGACCTGGAGGTACACTAGTTagtgttttctttctctttttctcgctctctttctttctcccatGGTGATAAAGTCTCGAAAGAAAGCCTCGAGACTAAACAGGGAAGCAGCATGATGCAATAACATTCTGACGTCATCCCATAAACAAAGTGTTCCTTCAGACAGACGAACGCTGATGTAGGATGCGTCAGACTAGACGGGACAAAAGCAGATTGAACAAAACCGTCCTCAACCTCACTAAATCAactcaaatgttattggtcacgtacacatacaTCCACCTGGACATCCGGAGGGAACCAGGATGTTGATCAAAATCTCAGAGCTGCAGTAACTGTCCTCcccaagtttcaagttttattagccGTATGTCCAGGATACACGTGGTAGTTGGAGTTGTCAAaccggtgagcagctgctcttgcaaCCCTTCTCACGAAGCCACACCCATCCCACTCATGTGACAAGTTCAGagcgagaaagtgtaggctatatagaaataattacACTAAAATTGAAAAATCACAAACAAAATagtgaggatttctatcagcctaatcaaTGTGTAGATTACATCTTACATACCAGTGTtcaaacttgtaaacaaggctgcatgggatttctgttaATGTGGCAATGTCGGCTTTAGGTGTAATGCCAggagccacttgtggatttgacagctctaatgcagttccacctccgacacgcCAAAACAACTGCTATGCGGATGTCGGataaagcggatctgattgaatcgagcccttcCTGTCAGAGTATTAAAAGGGATATACAGCACCTGGGCTTATTATAACATACAGGTACATCGGGGGAAGTCTGAGCTTTCTACCAAGCATTAACTTAAAAGTTAATCTTTTCC of Salvelinus namaycush isolate Seneca chromosome 29, SaNama_1.0, whole genome shotgun sequence contains these proteins:
- the LOC120023953 gene encoding neurexin-3b-beta-like, with amino-acid sequence MLHTQPNDRRPDIRGERDHGGGEERELCSLNFKGPSDVERYQMANKKIPFNYKRPVEDWLQEKGRQLTIFNTQATISIGGNDRKRPYQGQLSGLYYNGLKVLNMAAEGHANIKVNGSVRLVGDVPTSRGAARTTTSVPPEMSTTFIETTTTLSTTTTRKQRSPPTIQTTDDIVSSAECSSDDEDLEECDSGHAGGELVIPVLVEDPIDIPPVSTHSPFIPLPPTLRPVLTIIEATKESLPMATEAGVPCLSDRGSDDCDDGLDGGGGDDDDDDDDGMVISGFGSGEAFDSSLPPTDDEDFYTTFSLVTDKILTTSAYEGGYKALAPKWEAKDLRPSKASEAGRTTPTPPLPNLGGTVAEASLPSDGMPPKLPAGKMDNREVIKPLQPDIVLLPLPTTSFDLDGTKPRGPLITSPMLRTVPATLPTVPVVRRVPPGASEVIRESSSTTGMVVGIVSAAALCILILLYAMYKYRNRDEGSYQVDETRNYISNSAQTNGSVVKDKTPSGGSGAKGASSKRPKDKDKEYYV